From one Ignavibacteria bacterium genomic stretch:
- a CDS encoding pyruvate dehydrogenase — protein sequence MLFVKKVIGNALTKTELSRFVPMTKSEWLEAARTVLASRIMDTIEETEFVPKGLASYQFSATGHELSQVLVARCLTHGRDGSTVYYRSRPFVLAAGMTLEEGFAGPLGRAGSRNGGRDIGVVHHLPNRRGVTVLPSSGDVGAQYTPAVGWAQAIVYHTKVLGNEQWKGAVAVAHGGDGSTASNGFWSALNIATTMRLPMIFYIADNGWGISVPSTAQTPGGNIAENLASFTGLRIVDIDGTNPEEASRLIEKSVAHVRETSTPTLMRIREARICGHSSADNQSYKTPEQRTDELNKDPVPRLKEFLIRKKYLDEEGWNSLYTEVEADVRAAAHKALEQPEPVPEDAFSKVFAEPALVPKHGGMAADGLVPPAGSDVPDEQGVRINMIDGIRKTLDSELTVNPRVLVFGEDVGVKGGVHGATVDLQRTHGPDRVFDTSLSEEGIIGRSIGLAIAGLVPVPEIQFRKYLDPAMEPINDTGTLRWRTNGDFAAPYVVRIPVGYSKRTGDPWHSVSGEAIFAHTIGWRVAFPSTVADAVGLLRSAIRGNDPTFFLEHRDLLDTRPGRGKYPGDNYVVEFGRARMHRSGTRATIVAWGEMVHRATEAADRTGADVDVIDLRTIVPWDKEMVFESVRRTGRCLVVHEDTIACGFGAEVSASISQELFAWLDAPVIRIATANVPIPYNKGMMNAVLPSVDAIANQLRNLMEF from the coding sequence ATGCTATTCGTTAAAAAAGTGATTGGTAACGCATTGACAAAAACTGAGCTTAGTAGATTTGTACCCATGACCAAAAGTGAATGGCTCGAAGCTGCGCGCACCGTGTTGGCTTCACGTATCATGGATACAATCGAAGAAACAGAATTTGTCCCCAAGGGATTAGCCTCATATCAGTTTTCCGCTACCGGACACGAGCTGTCGCAAGTGCTTGTAGCACGCTGTCTTACGCATGGACGCGACGGATCCACGGTGTACTACCGGTCTCGTCCGTTTGTGCTGGCTGCCGGTATGACACTCGAAGAAGGATTTGCCGGTCCACTGGGCCGAGCGGGCAGCCGAAACGGTGGACGTGACATTGGGGTGGTTCACCATTTACCGAACCGCCGTGGTGTTACGGTGCTTCCGTCCAGTGGCGACGTTGGGGCGCAGTACACCCCTGCTGTGGGATGGGCCCAGGCCATCGTGTACCATACCAAGGTTCTTGGCAATGAGCAGTGGAAAGGGGCTGTGGCCGTTGCCCATGGCGGTGATGGTTCTACTGCATCAAACGGCTTCTGGTCGGCGTTAAACATTGCCACCACAATGCGGCTTCCCATGATTTTCTATATTGCCGATAACGGCTGGGGGATCAGCGTTCCCAGTACAGCACAGACTCCTGGCGGCAACATTGCCGAAAATCTGGCTTCGTTTACCGGACTTCGGATCGTGGATATCGACGGGACCAATCCCGAAGAAGCATCGCGGTTGATTGAAAAGAGTGTCGCACATGTACGCGAAACCAGTACACCCACGCTGATGCGGATTAGGGAGGCAAGAATCTGCGGACATTCCAGTGCTGATAACCAGTCGTATAAGACTCCCGAACAGCGCACTGACGAACTCAACAAAGACCCAGTCCCGCGCCTGAAAGAATTTCTGATCAGGAAAAAGTACCTCGACGAAGAAGGGTGGAACTCACTCTATACGGAGGTCGAAGCAGACGTGCGGGCTGCTGCACACAAGGCTTTGGAGCAACCGGAGCCGGTACCCGAAGATGCGTTCTCAAAGGTATTTGCAGAGCCCGCCTTGGTTCCAAAGCACGGAGGGATGGCAGCAGACGGACTTGTGCCTCCTGCTGGATCTGATGTCCCAGATGAACAGGGCGTCCGTATCAACATGATTGACGGAATCCGAAAAACACTTGATTCAGAGCTTACGGTAAATCCCAGGGTTCTGGTTTTTGGCGAAGATGTGGGTGTCAAGGGCGGTGTGCATGGCGCAACCGTTGACCTGCAGCGGACGCATGGTCCAGACAGGGTGTTTGACACATCGCTATCCGAAGAAGGAATCATTGGTCGCTCTATTGGCCTTGCCATTGCCGGCTTGGTTCCTGTTCCCGAAATCCAGTTCAGGAAGTATCTAGACCCCGCAATGGAGCCCATTAACGATACCGGAACACTGCGCTGGCGCACGAATGGTGATTTTGCAGCACCGTATGTTGTACGGATTCCCGTAGGGTACAGCAAACGAACAGGCGACCCGTGGCACAGCGTGAGCGGTGAAGCCATTTTTGCACATACGATCGGGTGGCGGGTGGCATTCCCGAGTACTGTGGCTGATGCCGTAGGATTGCTCCGAAGTGCCATCCGGGGCAACGACCCAACGTTTTTCCTGGAACACAGGGATCTTCTGGATACCAGACCGGGCAGGGGAAAATATCCCGGTGACAACTATGTTGTTGAGTTTGGCAGAGCGCGGATGCACCGATCCGGCACCAGGGCAACCATTGTTGCATGGGGCGAGATGGTTCATCGTGCCACGGAAGCGGCCGATCGTACCGGGGCCGATGTTGATGTGATTGACCTGAGGACTATTGTTCCGTGGGACAAGGAGATGGTCTTTGAAAGTGTTCGCCGCACCGGACGCTGTTTGGTTGTTCATGAAGACACCATTGCCTGTGGCTTTGGTGCAGAGGTCTCAGCATCAATTTCACAGGAGCTTTTTGCATGGCTGGATGCCCCTGTTATCAGAATTGCCACGGCCAACGTTCCCATACCGTACAACAAGGGAATGATGAATGCGGTTCTACCCAGTGTTGATGCGATTGCCAATCAGCTTCGGAACCTGATGGAATTTTAA
- a CDS encoding serine hydroxymethyltransferase, which yields MYETVARTDAEVFSVLTNEYQRQRDKLELIASENFTSLAVMEAQGSILTNKYAEGYPGKRYYGGCEWVDVVEDLARDRVKQLFGAEYANVQPHSGSGANMGVYFTYLQPGDTVLGMDLSHGGHLTHGSPVNFSGIFYNFIPYGLNRETGRIDYNVVEDLAVKHKPKMITVGASAYSREIDFAAFKAIANKVGAFLLADIAHPAGLIAKGRLMSPVPYCDVVTSTTHKTLRGPRGGLILLGKDVENPFGKVAPKSGRVKMMSELIDSMVMPGIQGGPLMHVIAGKAVAFGEALSDAFGTYIDTVISNAAALADELMKMDYNVVSGGTDNHLMLIDLRNKNLTGKKAEIALDASGITCNKNAVPYDTQPPLVTSGIRLGSAAMTSRGMTADDMRTIAHFIDTVLTSVDDPTVHNQVKADVSNFCQKFPLYPSLEG from the coding sequence ATGTACGAAACCGTTGCCAGGACAGACGCGGAGGTTTTCTCCGTCCTTACAAACGAATATCAGCGCCAAAGAGACAAACTTGAGTTAATTGCCAGCGAGAACTTTACCTCGCTGGCAGTTATGGAGGCACAAGGCAGCATACTTACAAATAAGTATGCCGAAGGGTACCCGGGTAAACGGTATTACGGAGGATGCGAGTGGGTGGATGTTGTCGAGGACCTGGCTCGCGACCGGGTTAAGCAACTCTTTGGTGCGGAATATGCAAACGTTCAGCCTCACAGCGGCAGTGGCGCCAATATGGGCGTGTACTTTACGTACTTGCAGCCCGGCGATACCGTCCTGGGTATGGACCTCTCGCATGGCGGCCACCTGACGCATGGCTCACCCGTAAACTTTAGTGGTATTTTTTACAATTTCATCCCGTATGGACTTAACCGTGAAACCGGACGTATTGACTACAACGTTGTAGAAGACCTGGCGGTTAAGCACAAGCCAAAGATGATTACCGTTGGCGCCAGTGCCTATTCCCGTGAAATTGATTTTGCGGCATTCAAGGCAATTGCCAACAAGGTTGGTGCCTTTTTACTTGCCGATATTGCCCACCCTGCCGGCCTTATCGCTAAGGGCAGGCTTATGAGTCCGGTACCATACTGCGACGTAGTAACATCCACCACTCACAAAACATTACGGGGTCCGCGTGGCGGACTCATCCTTCTCGGAAAAGACGTCGAGAACCCGTTTGGGAAGGTAGCTCCCAAGAGTGGTCGCGTGAAGATGATGAGTGAACTGATTGACAGCATGGTGATGCCCGGCATCCAGGGAGGCCCACTCATGCACGTGATAGCGGGCAAGGCCGTGGCCTTTGGCGAAGCTCTGAGTGATGCTTTTGGAACCTACATTGATACCGTGATTTCGAACGCTGCCGCACTTGCCGACGAACTGATGAAAATGGACTACAACGTGGTAAGCGGCGGAACCGACAACCACCTGATGCTGATTGATCTGCGCAATAAAAACCTTACCGGTAAAAAAGCAGAAATTGCGCTTGATGCCTCGGGCATTACCTGTAATAAAAATGCGGTGCCGTATGACACACAGCCGCCGCTGGTTACATCGGGGATTCGGCTGGGGTCGGCAGCAATGACAAGCCGAGGCATGACTGCCGACGATATGCGAACCATTGCTCATTTTATCGACACGGTTCTTACCAGCGTGGACGATCCTACCGTGCACAACCAGGTTAAGGCTGACGTCAGCAACTTCTGCCAAAAGTTCCCGCTTTACCCGTCCCTTGAAGGCTAA
- the aspA gene encoding aspartate ammonia-lyase — MRVEHDFLGEREIPADAYYGVQTLRASENFHITGIKLGSLRSFIAALGYVKKAAALANRDLGVIPADIADAIVQACDSVINGELDDQFIVDVIQGGAGTSTNMNANEVIANKALEILGHPKGQYSIVSPNDHVNCSQSTNDAYPTAFRLAVWYELHFLIDEIERLSSSFQTKSAEFKDVLKMGRTQLQDAVPMTLGLEFGAFAVNISEDAARLRETRSLVTEINLGATAIGTSINAPEGYPQLATAYLKKITKVDVTLAEHLVEATWDTGAYVQISGVLKRVAVKLSKICNDLRLLSSGPRAGLNEINLPRMQPGSSIMPGKVNPVIPEVVNQVCYRVIGNDVTISFASEAGQLQLNVMEPVIAFCLFQSMSMLTNACITLRERCVDGITANAEHTKSMVLKSIGIVTALNPILGYEVSAEIAAEAMQTGEAIPDIVRRKGLLSDEKLAEVFSIENLMRPKFIR; from the coding sequence ATGAGAGTTGAACATGATTTCTTAGGCGAACGGGAGATCCCCGCCGATGCGTACTATGGTGTGCAAACGCTGCGCGCCAGCGAGAATTTTCATATCACCGGTATTAAACTTGGTTCACTTCGCAGCTTTATTGCTGCCCTTGGATACGTAAAAAAAGCTGCCGCACTGGCGAACAGGGATCTTGGCGTAATCCCCGCCGATATTGCTGACGCAATCGTGCAGGCATGCGACAGTGTGATTAACGGTGAATTAGATGATCAGTTTATTGTTGATGTTATTCAAGGCGGTGCCGGTACCAGCACCAACATGAATGCAAACGAGGTGATCGCAAACAAGGCGCTGGAAATACTTGGACATCCAAAGGGGCAGTATTCCATTGTGAGTCCCAACGATCATGTGAACTGTTCACAAAGTACCAATGATGCATATCCAACAGCGTTCCGGCTGGCTGTCTGGTACGAACTTCATTTTCTGATTGATGAGATCGAGAGGCTGAGTTCGTCGTTTCAAACCAAATCTGCAGAGTTTAAGGATGTCCTGAAAATGGGTCGTACCCAGCTTCAGGATGCAGTGCCAATGACCCTTGGACTGGAGTTTGGGGCCTTTGCGGTGAATATCAGCGAAGATGCAGCCCGTTTGCGAGAAACACGCAGCCTGGTCACCGAGATCAACCTTGGCGCTACCGCTATCGGTACCAGCATTAACGCTCCGGAAGGGTATCCCCAGCTTGCAACTGCATACCTAAAAAAAATTACCAAGGTGGATGTTACACTTGCCGAGCACCTTGTGGAAGCTACCTGGGATACCGGAGCTTACGTGCAAATCAGCGGAGTGCTGAAAAGGGTTGCCGTGAAGCTATCAAAAATCTGCAATGACCTTCGGCTGCTGTCATCCGGGCCCCGTGCAGGTTTAAACGAGATTAATCTTCCTCGGATGCAGCCGGGTAGCAGCATCATGCCCGGGAAAGTGAATCCCGTAATTCCGGAAGTTGTAAACCAGGTTTGCTACCGTGTTATTGGTAATGATGTTACTATCTCGTTTGCGTCAGAGGCCGGTCAGCTTCAGCTTAACGTCATGGAGCCTGTTATCGCATTTTGCTTGTTCCAGAGTATGAGTATGCTTACCAACGCCTGCATTACACTTCGGGAGCGGTGTGTGGACGGCATCACCGCAAATGCAGAGCATACAAAGAGCATGGTCCTTAAGAGTATTGGCATTGTTACTGCCCTTAACCCAATCCTTGGTTACGAGGTTTCTGCAGAAATTGCGGCCGAAGCTATGCAGACAGGTGAAGCCATCCCCGACATCGTGCGGCGCAAGGGACTCTTATCCGATGAAAAACTTGCCGAAGTGTTTTCAATTGAAAACCTGATGAGACCAAAGTTTATCCGGTAA
- a CDS encoding MBL fold metallo-hydrolase produces MFSITPYGAAGEVTGSAYLVRTKRCTVLVDFGMFQGDKEDDARNVVPGDIHRADIDAVLLTHAHLDHCGRLPLLVRDGYRKHIYGTEATRDLVELVLTDAAHIQEMDFERRQRQAKKRGHKLPRTEAPLFDADDVRKVLSLFRLVEYNLRIEVAPGLHAEWIEAGHMLGSASIVLETTNERVVFSGDVGHIGLPYLRDPEPPSGPFNIVVCESTYGDRNHQDREQTLKQFSNIMVEAVRTNGKVLIPSFAIGRSQNMLYHLAELFRTKVIPRIPIYLDSPMAIEASEIYAIHADLFDDESTELIEQGEMRRDLRTVRFVYDADESRAINDAKGPYVVIAGAGMCNAGRILHHLRHHISDPLTHVVITGYQAHGSLGRKLVEGAEHITIMGEHKEVNATIHTLGGLSAHADQAGLMRWLTAVLANRDGRTPHVLLTHGEDDARDALGTMVAETFDVDVVLPFYGISLELQA; encoded by the coding sequence ATGTTTTCGATTACCCCCTATGGTGCCGCCGGCGAGGTTACCGGCTCGGCATACCTTGTACGAACCAAGCGATGTACCGTTCTGGTTGATTTTGGAATGTTTCAGGGCGATAAGGAAGATGATGCACGAAATGTTGTCCCGGGTGACATTCACCGAGCCGATATAGATGCGGTATTGCTCACGCATGCACACCTGGACCACTGCGGACGTTTGCCGCTGCTGGTTCGTGACGGATATCGTAAGCATATTTATGGTACCGAGGCAACCAGAGATCTGGTTGAACTTGTCCTTACGGATGCGGCTCACATTCAGGAGATGGACTTTGAGCGTAGGCAGCGGCAGGCAAAAAAACGAGGTCATAAGCTTCCGCGGACAGAAGCACCGCTGTTTGATGCGGACGATGTTAGAAAGGTGTTAAGCCTGTTCAGACTGGTTGAATATAACCTGCGTATAGAAGTTGCACCCGGTTTACATGCCGAATGGATCGAGGCTGGACACATGCTCGGGTCTGCCAGTATCGTCCTTGAAACAACCAACGAAAGAGTGGTCTTCAGTGGTGATGTTGGCCACATCGGATTGCCATATCTGCGTGACCCCGAACCCCCTTCGGGTCCGTTTAATATTGTTGTGTGCGAGAGTACCTATGGAGACCGCAATCATCAGGACAGAGAACAGACCCTGAAGCAGTTTTCCAACATCATGGTTGAAGCTGTCCGCACGAACGGTAAGGTGTTAATACCATCGTTTGCAATTGGCCGGTCACAGAACATGCTGTACCATCTGGCGGAGCTGTTTCGTACCAAGGTGATTCCCCGAATACCAATTTACCTTGACAGTCCGATGGCAATAGAGGCTTCCGAAATTTACGCCATCCATGCCGACCTGTTTGATGATGAAAGTACAGAGCTGATAGAACAAGGAGAAATGCGCAGAGATCTACGGACAGTTCGCTTTGTGTATGACGCTGATGAAAGCAGGGCAATTAACGATGCAAAGGGCCCGTATGTTGTCATTGCCGGTGCAGGTATGTGTAATGCCGGCAGAATTCTTCATCACCTTCGTCACCACATCAGCGATCCGCTCACCCACGTTGTTATTACCGGTTATCAGGCACACGGTTCGCTTGGTCGTAAACTTGTTGAGGGTGCAGAGCATATCACAATCATGGGTGAGCATAAGGAAGTGAATGCTACCATCCATACATTAGGCGGATTGAGTGCCCATGCCGATCAGGCCGGTCTTATGCGCTGGCTAACAGCAGTGCTGGCAAACCGTGACGGTCGTACTCCGCACGTGTTACTTACCCATGGCGAGGATGATGCCCGGGATGCTCTGGGCACAATGGTTGCCGAAACTTTTGATGTTGATGTTGTTTTACCTTTTTATGGAATCAGTCTGGAGCTGCAGGCATGA
- a CDS encoding ABC transporter ATP-binding protein produces MTQGNDKPRKASHARRLFRFLRPYTFVLAGAVLLTLTSSALGPLRPYLTQIAIDEHIATGDIHGLFVLVLLIFGFLLLQGALQYVLTLVMSWIGQKVLYDIRTALYAHVERLSLHFYDTNAVGRIITRVTSDVEVLNELFSQGVVMMISDIMIILWILFFMFQTSVELTLLTFLVLPFLLTAAFIFRFKVRKVYDNIRQQVARMNAFINEFITGISIVQLFRQEQRMTNMFAGINRLHKEYQDRSIMYYATFFPVVELLSAISLCIVLWYASGTILGGAMTVGILIAFTQFTEMFFRPVRDLTEKYNTLQSSIVASERIFTLFDTVDTVPDTPGAVEFTGLVTGIEFANVSFSYDGVTPILQNVRFTVQKGETVALVGATGAGKSTVISLMSRFYDYQRGEIFVNGQSIRKYSQESLRKRMAIVLQDVFLFSRTVLENITLDRPGISTEQVIATAKALGAHDFISALPNGYNTHVRERGAVLSVGQKQLISFCRALVANPEILILDEATANIDTNSEHIIEQSTSTLLTGRTSIVIAHRLSTIQRADRIVVLHHGEVAEVGTHNALLQANGLYAKLYKLQFENTRV; encoded by the coding sequence GTGACACAAGGCAATGATAAACCACGGAAGGCATCGCATGCGCGCAGGTTGTTCAGATTTCTGAGGCCGTACACTTTTGTATTGGCCGGTGCTGTTCTGCTTACTCTTACCTCCTCGGCATTAGGTCCGTTACGCCCCTACCTTACCCAAATCGCAATTGATGAGCATATCGCAACCGGCGACATTCACGGACTGTTCGTCTTGGTACTGCTCATTTTTGGTTTCCTGCTCTTGCAAGGGGCTTTGCAATACGTCCTCACCCTGGTCATGAGCTGGATTGGTCAGAAGGTTCTGTATGATATTCGAACCGCACTGTATGCCCATGTAGAGCGACTGTCACTTCACTTTTACGATACCAATGCGGTAGGACGCATCATCACGCGCGTTACCAGTGACGTTGAGGTGCTGAACGAACTATTTTCACAGGGTGTGGTTATGATGATTTCCGACATCATGATCATCCTGTGGATTTTATTCTTCATGTTTCAAACTTCCGTCGAACTAACATTACTTACCTTCCTGGTTCTTCCGTTTTTACTTACGGCAGCCTTCATCTTCCGGTTCAAGGTGCGTAAGGTGTACGATAATATCCGTCAGCAAGTTGCCAGGATGAATGCTTTTATCAATGAATTTATCACAGGGATCAGTATTGTTCAGTTGTTCCGTCAGGAACAACGTATGACGAATATGTTTGCCGGTATCAACAGGCTGCACAAGGAGTATCAGGATCGAAGCATCATGTACTATGCTACGTTCTTCCCTGTGGTGGAGTTACTGAGTGCAATCAGCCTGTGTATTGTTTTATGGTATGCCTCGGGTACCATACTTGGTGGTGCTATGACGGTTGGGATTCTTATTGCGTTCACACAGTTCACTGAAATGTTTTTTCGGCCTGTGCGGGATCTGACCGAAAAGTACAATACGTTGCAAAGCAGTATTGTTGCCTCCGAGCGGATTTTTACCCTTTTTGATACGGTTGATACGGTGCCTGACACACCCGGTGCCGTTGAATTCACCGGCCTGGTTACGGGAATTGAGTTTGCCAACGTGTCGTTTTCATACGACGGTGTTACTCCGATTTTACAGAATGTACGCTTCACCGTGCAGAAGGGTGAAACAGTTGCACTGGTGGGGGCCACGGGTGCCGGCAAGAGTACCGTAATCAGTCTGATGAGCCGGTTTTACGATTATCAGCGTGGTGAGATTTTCGTTAATGGTCAAAGCATCAGGAAGTACTCCCAGGAGAGTCTTCGGAAACGGATGGCTATCGTACTGCAAGACGTGTTTTTATTCTCGCGGACAGTCCTTGAAAACATAACCTTAGACCGTCCGGGAATATCTACCGAGCAGGTCATTGCCACTGCAAAGGCGTTAGGAGCACACGATTTTATCAGTGCCCTGCCCAACGGATACAACACCCATGTTCGTGAACGTGGTGCAGTATTGAGTGTTGGTCAAAAGCAGCTCATCTCGTTTTGCAGAGCACTGGTTGCCAACCCTGAAATCCTTATTCTTGACGAAGCAACGGCAAACATCGACACCAATTCCGAGCATATCATCGAGCAGTCAACCAGCACCTTGCTTACCGGCAGAACAAGCATTGTCATTGCTCACAGGTTAAGCACAATTCAGCGGGCAGACCGCATTGTGGTGCTCCATCACGGCGAGGTAGCCGAGGTTGGAACCCACAATGCGCTGCTACAGGCTAATGGTTTGTATGCAAAACTGTATAAGCTACAGTTTGAAAACACTCGTGTTTAA
- a CDS encoding PH domain-containing protein, whose product MGLLSGILGNASAISNEELTKEYAQLLCDGEEIELGFKVIRDMFIFTNKRLILIDKQGITGNKTEYKSVTYKSITRFSVETAGRFDLDAELKIWISSEVQPSISKQFNKSVNVYEVQQVLAQHVLG is encoded by the coding sequence ATGGGATTATTATCAGGAATACTTGGTAATGCAAGTGCGATTAGCAATGAGGAATTAACAAAGGAATACGCACAGCTGTTGTGCGATGGTGAAGAGATTGAACTGGGGTTTAAGGTAATCCGCGACATGTTCATCTTTACGAATAAGCGACTTATCCTGATTGACAAGCAGGGGATAACAGGAAACAAGACCGAGTATAAGTCAGTTACCTACAAAAGTATTACCCGATTCAGTGTAGAAACGGCTGGACGGTTTGATCTCGATGCTGAACTTAAAATCTGGATTTCCAGTGAGGTTCAGCCGAGCATCAGTAAGCAGTTTAACAAGTCAGTCAACGTGTACGAGGTGCAGCAGGTGCTGGCACAACACGTGCTCGGATAG
- a CDS encoding acetyl-CoA carboxylase carboxyltransferase subunit alpha, with amino-acid sequence MLTLLSNTYSANIVASIVLDFEKPIVELEQKIQEMKSLTDTLDIQPQITVLEDQVEKLRLEVYQNLTRWQRVQIARHPERPYTLDYASHCFTDFIQLHGDRGFRDDPAIIGGMATLAGRSVMILGHQKGRDTKTNVYRNFGMPNPEGYRKAYRLMKLAEKFNLPVICFLDTPGAYPGIEAEERGQAEAIARNLVLMAGLRVPIVVCIVGEGASGGALGIGVGDRILMLENAWYSVIAPESCSSILWRSWDFKETAAEALKLTATDLSEVGIVDRIVPEPIGGAHRNPQAMFEEVQKVLSETLDELAALTPDELVVKRRTKFYAMGVWTE; translated from the coding sequence ATGCTGACATTGTTATCAAACACTTACTCGGCAAACATCGTGGCAAGTATAGTTCTTGATTTTGAAAAGCCAATCGTTGAACTGGAGCAAAAAATCCAGGAAATGAAGTCGCTTACCGATACCCTGGATATTCAGCCGCAAATCACAGTTCTTGAAGACCAGGTTGAAAAACTACGGCTGGAGGTGTACCAAAATCTTACCCGGTGGCAGCGGGTTCAGATTGCACGTCACCCGGAACGGCCGTACACACTGGATTATGCATCACATTGCTTCACTGATTTTATTCAGTTGCACGGAGACCGTGGTTTCCGTGATGACCCTGCAATCATTGGCGGTATGGCCACGCTGGCCGGCAGATCGGTGATGATACTTGGACATCAGAAGGGTCGTGATACAAAAACCAATGTGTACCGGAATTTTGGCATGCCCAATCCCGAAGGTTATCGCAAGGCGTATCGGCTTATGAAGCTCGCTGAGAAATTTAACCTTCCTGTGATCTGCTTCCTTGATACACCGGGTGCGTATCCCGGGATTGAAGCCGAAGAACGCGGACAAGCCGAAGCCATTGCACGCAACCTTGTCCTGATGGCCGGCCTCCGGGTTCCTATCGTTGTCTGCATTGTTGGAGAAGGGGCTAGCGGCGGCGCGTTGGGTATTGGCGTGGGTGACAGAATCCTGATGCTTGAAAATGCCTGGTATTCGGTGATTGCTCCGGAGAGCTGTTCCTCGATTCTGTGGCGCAGCTGGGACTTTAAAGAAACCGCTGCCGAAGCGTTAAAGCTGACGGCGACCGATCTGTCAGAGGTTGGTATCGTTGACAGGATTGTTCCGGAGCCTATCGGAGGTGCACACAGAAACCCGCAGGCGATGTTCGAGGAAGTACAAAAGGTTCTGTCAGAAACCCTTGACGAACTTGCTGCACTGACTCCGGATGAATTGGTGGTTAAGCGTCGGACAAAGTTCTACGCAATGGGGGTATGGACAGAATAG